A genome region from Coffea arabica cultivar ET-39 chromosome 7e, Coffea Arabica ET-39 HiFi, whole genome shotgun sequence includes the following:
- the LOC140011014 gene encoding uncharacterized exonuclease domain-containing protein At3g15140-like isoform X2 produces MEDMWIHPNVNKEWMKSGEKKGKVRFSHDTKRRPYLSHVELRAPGMVSMMRELQIPLLGSHHLGIDDTKNIARVVQHMLIDGALLQITARRLRGSPEKVEFLFENGGSILASLGSFQQMWFSKSEFEEHGASNVQRKCP; encoded by the exons ATGGAAGATATGTGGATTCATCCCAATGTTAATAAGGAATGGATGAAGTCaggagagaaaaagggaaaagttcGATTTTCTCATGACACAAAGAGGAGGCCTTATCTTTCCCATGTAGAACTAAGG GCTCCAGGAATGGTTTCAATGATGAGGGAACTCCAAATTCCGCTGCTAGGAAGTCACCATCTTGGAATTGATGATACCAAAAATATTGCAAGAGTGGTACAACACATGCTTATAGATGGTGCTCTTTTGCAAATTACTGCAAGAAGATTACGTGGTTCTCCTGAAAAAGTTGAGTTTCTATTTGAAAATG GTGGGAGTATATTGGCGTCACTTGGTTCCTTTCAGCAAATGTGGTTTTCAAAATCTGA GTTTGAGGAACATGGAGCTTCTAATGTTCAAAGAAAATGCCCGTAA
- the LOC140011014 gene encoding uncharacterized exonuclease domain-containing protein At3g15140-like isoform X3, giving the protein MEDMWIHPNVNKEWMKSGEKKGKVRFSHDTKRRPYLSHVELRAPGMVSMMRELQIPLLGSHHLGIDDTKNIARVVQHMLIDGALLQITARRLRGSPEKVEFLFENGGSILASLGSFQQMFEEHGASNVQRKCP; this is encoded by the exons ATGGAAGATATGTGGATTCATCCCAATGTTAATAAGGAATGGATGAAGTCaggagagaaaaagggaaaagttcGATTTTCTCATGACACAAAGAGGAGGCCTTATCTTTCCCATGTAGAACTAAGG GCTCCAGGAATGGTTTCAATGATGAGGGAACTCCAAATTCCGCTGCTAGGAAGTCACCATCTTGGAATTGATGATACCAAAAATATTGCAAGAGTGGTACAACACATGCTTATAGATGGTGCTCTTTTGCAAATTACTGCAAGAAGATTACGTGGTTCTCCTGAAAAAGTTGAGTTTCTATTTGAAAATG GTGGGAGTATATTGGCGTCACTTGGTTCCTTTCAGCAAAT GTTTGAGGAACATGGAGCTTCTAATGTTCAAAGAAAATGCCCGTAA
- the LOC140011014 gene encoding uncharacterized exonuclease domain-containing protein At3g15140-like isoform X1 gives MEDMWIHPNVNKEWMKSGEKKGKVRFSHDTKRRPYLSHVELRAPGMVSMMRELQIPLLGSHHLGIDDTKNIARVVQHMLIDGALLQITARRLRGSPEKVGVYWRHLVPFSKCGFQNLSLRNMELLMFKENARKVLYWYRQLSH, from the exons ATGGAAGATATGTGGATTCATCCCAATGTTAATAAGGAATGGATGAAGTCaggagagaaaaagggaaaagttcGATTTTCTCATGACACAAAGAGGAGGCCTTATCTTTCCCATGTAGAACTAAGG GCTCCAGGAATGGTTTCAATGATGAGGGAACTCCAAATTCCGCTGCTAGGAAGTCACCATCTTGGAATTGATGATACCAAAAATATTGCAAGAGTGGTACAACACATGCTTATAGATGGTGCTCTTTTGCAAATTACTGCAAGAAGATTACGTGGTTCTCCTGAAAAA GTGGGAGTATATTGGCGTCACTTGGTTCCTTTCAGCAAATGTGGTTTTCAAAATCTGA GTTTGAGGAACATGGAGCTTCTAATGTTCAAAGAAAATGCCCGTAAAGTACTTTACTGGTACAGACAATTATCACATTAG